From the Osmerus eperlanus chromosome 21, fOsmEpe2.1, whole genome shotgun sequence genome, one window contains:
- the scn1lab gene encoding sodium channel, voltage-gated, type I like, alpha b isoform X1 gives MAQLLVPPGPDSFRLFCPESLAAIERRIAEEEARRPRGERRGDSDDENGPKPNSDLEAGKSLPFIYGDVPSGMGSTPLEDLDTFYCNQKTFIVLNRGKAIFRFNATPALYILSPFNPLRRISIKVLVHSMFSMLIMFTILTNCAFMTLSHPPDWAKNVEYTFTGIYTFESLIKILARGFCVGKFTFLRDPWNWLDFSVISMAYITEFVNLGNVSALRTFRVLRALKTISVIPGLKTIVGALIQSVKKLSDVMILTVFCLSVFALIGLQLFMGNLRQKCVRMPRNDTNEDPYLNGTMLDLNGTMLDLNGTDLNFTNPFNWTEYISDESNYYYLPTRRDALLCGNGSGSGDCPEGFSCIKAGRNPDYGYTSFDTFSWAFLSLFRLMTQDFWEGLYQQTLRAAGKPYMMFFVLVIFLGSFYLVNLILAVVAMAYDEQNQATIEEALQKEEEFQAMLEQLKRQQEEAQVAAAAATESGEYSGRGGQSESSSGTSKLSSKSAKERRNRRRKRKQREEEEERGVRDKFHKSESEDSIKRSFRFSIDANRLSYEKRCSSPNQSLLSIRGSLFSPRRNSRASLFSFRGRARDVGSENDFADDEHSTFEDSDSRRGSLFVPRRSERRCSTVSQTSLAAPRILLPANGKMHCAVDCNGVVSLVGGTSVPTSPVGLLLPEGTTTDTDLKRRRSRQPSMDYLEEPGVRQRAMSVASILTNTMEELEESRQKCPPCWYKFANTYLIWDCCPQWLKVKEIVNMVVMDPFVDLAITICIVLNTLFMAMEHYPMTKEFNDVLSVGNLVFTGIFTAEMCFKIIALDPYYYFQEGWNIFDGIIVSLSLMELGLANVEGLSVLRSFRLLRVFKLAKSWPTLNMLIKIIGNSVGALGNLTLVLAIIVFIFAVVGMQLFGKSYRDCVCKIADNCKLPRWHMHDFFHSFLIVFRVLCGEWIETMWDCMEVAGQGMCLIVFMMVMVIGNLVVLNLFLALLLSSFSADNLAATDDDSEMNNLQIAVGRMGRGFAFIKSALRHFLQSLCLGGAGKGGSAEESKPLDELHHSNGKGNCISNHTTVEITKEPAAYLKEGNGRPGGGLGLGVVVGGDGSGMEKFPLEECDYMSFIHNPSLTVTVPIAVGESDFENLNTEEFSSDSSDVEGSREKLAEPTHLSSSEGSTVDIQPPGDGGESIELEPEESLDPEACFTEGCVSRFQCCQVNIEEGRWKMWWNLRKTCFIIVEHNWFETFIIFMILLSSGALAFEDIYIEQRKNIKTVLEFADKVFTYIFILEMLLKWVAYGFVKYFTNAWCWLDFLIVDVSLVSLVANALGYSELTAIKSLRTLRALRPLRALSRFEGMRVVVNALLGAIPSIMNVLLVCLIFWLIFSIMGVNLFAGKYYYCVNTTNDETIPVSLVNNKSECLALVNDSARWKNVKINFDNVGAGYLALLQVATFKGWMDIMYAAVDSRNVEDQPEYEVNLYMYLYFVIFIIFGSFFTLNLFIGVIIDNFNQQKKKFGGQDIFMTEEQKKYYNAMKKLGSKKPQKPIPRPTNAFQGCVFDFITKQAFDIVIMILICLNMVTMMVETDNQTEDMDNILDWINLVFIVLFTGECVLKMISLRHYYFTIGWNVFDFVVIILSIVGMFLSELIEKYFVSPTLFRVIRLARIGRILRLIKGAKGIRTLLFALMMSLPALFNIGLLLFLVMFIYAIFGMSNFAYVKREAGIDDMFNFETFGNSMICLFQITTSAGWDSLLAPILNKREPDCDSQMEHPGNLYKGNCGNPSVAIFFFVSYIIICFLIVVNMYIAVILENFSVATEESAEPLSEDDFEMFYEVWERFDPDATQFMEYGKLSDFADALDPPLRIAKPNKIQLISMDLPMVSGERIHCLDILFAFTKRVLGEGGEMDVLRGQMEERFMASNPSKVSYEPITTTLRRKQEDMSAIIIQRNFRSYLLRRTIKKASIIYREQQRDGLRDLEKEVLVVSKFNENSTSDKMDMTPSTASPPSYNSVTKSEKDKYEKDKREKEDKEKDLREKKK, from the exons ATGGCCCAGCTGCTTGTACCGCCCGGACCAGACAGCTTCCGTCTCTTCTGCCCCGAGTCGCTGGCCGCTATCGAGAGGCGCATCGCCGAGGAGGAGGCCCGGAGACCGCGGGGGGAGCGCCGCGGCGACAGCGATGACGAGAACGGGCCTAAGCCCAACAGTGACCTGGAGGCGGGAAAGTCGCTCCCCTTCATCTACGGGGACGTCCCCTCAGGGATGGGCTCCACCCCCCTGGAGGACCTGGACACCTTCTACTGCAATCAGAAA ACCTTTATAGTATTGAATCGTGGGAAAGCCATCTTCCGTTTCAACGCCACCCCTGCCTTGTACATCTTAAGTCCCTTCAACCCCCTGAGGAGAATATCAATTAAAGTTCTAGTTCACT CGATGTTCAGCATGTTGATTATGTTCACCATCTTGACCAACTGTGCTTTCATGACTCTGAGTCACCCGCCAGACTGGGCTAAGAATGTAGA gtaCACATTCACAGGGATTTACACGTTTGAGTCCCTCATCAAGATCCTGGCACGAGGCTTTTGTGTGGGGAAGTTCACCTTCCTGCGGGACCCATGGAACTGGCTGGACTTCAGTGTAATCTCCATGGC GTATATAACAGAGTTTGTAAACCTAGGCAATGTTTCAGCTCTGCGCACGTTCAGAGTATTGAGAGCTTTGAAAACTATCTCAGTTATTCCAG gcctgaAGACCATCGTGGGCGCTCTGATCCAGTCAGTGAAGAAGCTGTCTGACGTCATGATCCTCACCGTGTTCTGCCTCAGTGTCTTCGCTCTGATTGGCCTGCAGCTCTTCATGGGGAACCTGAGGCAAAAGTGTGTCCGCATGCCACGTAACGACACCAATGAGGACCCGTACCTCAACGGCACCATGCTGGACCTCAACGGCACTATGCTGGACCTCAACGGGACAGACCTAAACTTCACCAACCCTTTCAACTGGACCGAGTACATCAGCGACGAGA gTAATTACTATTACCTTCCGACCCGCAGGGATGCTCTCCTCTGTGGGAACGGCAGTGGTTCTGG ggattgTCCCGAGGGCTTCAGCTGCATCAAAGCGGGCCGTAACCCTGACTACGGCTACACCAGCTTCGACACGTTCAGCTGGGCCTTCCTGTCTCTGTTCAGGCTAATGACTCAGGACTTCTGGGAAGGCCTCTACCAGCAG ACTCTCCGGGCGGCAGGGAAGCCCTACATGATGTTCTTCGTGCTGGTCATCTTCCTGGGCTCGTTCTACCTGGTGAACCTGATCCTGGCCGTGGTGGCCATGGCGTACGACGAGCAGAACCAGGCCACCATCGAGGAGGccctgcagaaggaggaggagttccAGGCCATGCTGGAGCAGCTGAAACGACAGCAGGAAGAAGCCCAG GTTGCCGCGGCAGCAGCCACGGAGAGCGGAGAGTACAGCGGGAGAGGGGGCCAATCAGAATCGTCCTCCGGGACTTCGAAGCTCAGCTCTAAAAGCGCCAAGGAGAGACGCAACCGGcgcaggaagaggaagcagagggaggaggaggaggagaggggtgtccgCGACAAGTTCCACAAGTCCGAGTCAGAGGACAGCATCAAGAGGTCCTTCCGCTTCTCTATCGATGCCAACCGGCTGTCGTACGAGAAGAGGTGCTCCTCTCCCAACCAG tcTCTCCTCAGTATCCgaggctctctcttctctcctcggAGGAACAGCCGCGCCAGCCTCTTCAGCTTCCGAGGCCGTGCCCGTGACGTGGGCTCCGAGAACGACTTTGCCGACGACGAGCACAGCACCTTCGAGGACAGCGACAGCCGTCGGGGGTCTCTGTTCGTGCCGCGGCGCTCTGAGCGGCGCTGCAGCACCGTGAGCCAGACCAGCCTGGCCGCTCCCAGGATTCTGCTCCCCGCCAACGGGAAGATGCACTGTGCCGTGGACTGTAACGGGGTGGTGTCCCTGGTGGGAGGCACCTCCGTGCCAACCTCGCCTGTCGGCCTCCTGCTGCCTGAG GGGACGACCACTGACACGGACCTGAAGAGACGGCGCTCGCGTCAGCCCTCCATGGACTACCTGGAGGAGCCAGGAGTGCGCCAGAGGGCCATGAGCGTGGCCAGCATCCTCACCAACACCATGGAGG AGCTGGAGGAGTCCAGACAGAAGTGTCCTCCTTGCTGGTACAAGTTTGCCAACACGTACTTGATCTGGGACTGCTGTCCCCAGTGGCTGAAGGTCAAGGAGATCGTGAACATGGTGGTCATGGATCCGTTTGTGGACCTGGCCATCACCATCTGCATCGTGCTCAACACCCTGTTCATGGCCATGGAGCACTATCCCATGACCAAGGAGTTCAACGACGTCCTGTCCGTGGGGAACCTG GTGTTCACAGGCATTTTCACGGCTGAAATGTGCTTCAAGATCATTGCTCTGGATCCCTACTACTACTTCCAGGAGGGCTGGAACATATTTGACGGCATCATCGTCAGCTTGAGCCTGATGGAGCTGGGCCTGGCTAACGTGGAGGGGCTGTCGGTGCTGAGGTCCTTCCGGCTG CTGAGAGTGTTCAAGCTGGCTAAGTCGTGGCCCACCCTCAACATGCTGATCAAGATCATCGGGAACTCTGTGGGCGCCCTGGGTAACCTGACTCTGGTCCTGGCCATCATCGTGTTCATCTTCGCCGTGGTGGGCATGCAGCTGTTTGGGAAGAGCtacagggactgtgtgtgtaagatTGCCGACAACTGCAAGCTGCCTCGCTGGCACATGCACGACTTCTTCCACTCGTTCCTGATCGTGTTCCGGGTGCTGTGCGGGGAGTGGATCGAGACCATGTGGGACTGCATGGAGGTGGCCGGCCAGGGCATGTGTCTGATCGTCTTCATGATGGTCATGGTCATCGGCAACCTGGTG gtcctcaACCTGTTCCTGGCCTTGCTGCTCAGCAGTTTTAGCGCTGACAACCTGGCCGCCACCGACGACGACAGTGAGATGAACAACCTGCAGATCGCCGTGGGCCGCATGGGCCGCGGCTTCGCCTTCATCAAGTCCGCGCTGCGCCACTTCCTCcagagcctgtgtttgggcggtGCGGGGAAAGGGGGCTCCGCCGAGGAGAGCAAACCCCTGGACGAGCTCCACCACAGCAACGGCAAGGGCAACTGCATCTCCAACCACACCACTGTGGAGATCACCAAGGAGCCCGCCGCTTACCTCAAGGAGGGCAACGGGCGTcctggagggggactggggcTCGGGGTGGTGGTCGGGGGAGACGGCTCAGGGATGGAGAAGTTCCCCCTGGAGGAGTGCGACTACATGTCGTTCATCCACAACCCCAGCCTGACGGTGACGGTGCCCATCGCCGTGGGCGAGTCGGACTTTGAGAACCTGAACACGGAGGAGTTCAGCAGCGACTCGTCAGAtgtggagggcagcagagag AAGCTAGCGGAGCCCACTCACCTCAGCTCCTCTGAGGGCAGCACGGTGGACATACAACCACCTGGAGACGGAGGGGAGTCCATAGAGCTGGAGCCAGAGGAGTCCCTGGACCCGGAGGCCTGCTTCaccgagg ggtgtgtgagcaggttccaGTGCTGTCAGGTGAATatagaggagggcaggtggaaGATGTGGTGGAATCTAAGAAAGACCTGCTTCATCATCGTGGAACACAACTGGTTTGAAACATTCATCATCTTCATGATTCTGCTTAGCAGTGGAGCCCTG GCGTTTGAAGACATCTACATCGAACAGAGGAAGAACATTAAGACCGTTTTGGAGTTTGCTGATAAAGTGTTCACCTATATCTTCATCTTGGAGATGCTTCTCAAATGGGTGGCCTACGGATTTGTCAAATACTTCACTAACGCCTGGTGCTGGCTCGACTTCCTCATAGTAGAC gtgtctCTGGTGAGTCTCGTAGCCAACGCCCTGGGCTACTCTGAGCTGACTGCCATCAAGTCCCTGCGGACGCTGCGTGCCTTGCGGCCACTCAGGGCCCTGTCACGATTCGAGGGGATGAGG GTGGTTGTGAACGCTCTGCTGGGGGCCATCCCCTCCATCATGAACGTGCTGCTGGTGTGCCTGATCTTCTGGCTCATCTTCAGCATCATGGGCGTCAACCTGTTTGCTGGGAAGTACTACTACTGTGTGAACACCACCAACGATGAGACCATCCCCGTCAGCCTGGTCAACAACAAGAGCGAGTGTCTGGCTCTGGTCAACGACAGCGCCCGCTGGAAGAACGTCAAGATCAACTTCGACAACGTGGGGGCGGGGTACCTGGCCCTGCTGCAGGTG GCAACGTTTAAAGGCTGGATGGACATTATGTACGCAGCTGTGGACTCCCGCAAT GTGGAGGATCAGCCGGAGTATGAGGTCAACCTCTACATGTATCTCTACTttgtcatcttcatcatcttcgGCTCCTTCTTCACCCTCAACCTCTTCATCGGCGTGATCATCGACAACTTCAACCAGCAGAAGAAAAAG TTTGGAGGTCAGGACATCTTCATGACGGAGGAACAGAAGAAGTACTACAATGCCATGAAGAAGCTGGGCTCCAAGAAGCCCCAGAAGCCCATCCCCAGACCCACG AACGCGTTTCAAGGCTGTGTTTTTGACTTCATCACAAAGCAAGCCTTTGATATTGTCATCATGATTCTCATCTGCCTTAACATGGTCACCATGATGGTAGAGACGGACAACCAGACTGAAGACATGGACAATATTCTGGACTGGATAAACCTGGTCTTCATAGTTCTGTTCACGGGCGAATGTGTGCTGAAAATGATCTCACTACGTCATTACTACTTCACTATTGGCTGGAATGTATTCGACTTTGTGGTTATAATTCTGTCCATTGTAG GCATGTTTTTATCAGAACTGATAGAGAAGTACTTTGTGTCTCCTACGTTGTTCCGTGTCATACGTCTGGCTCGGATCGGTCGCATCCTCCGTCTCATCAAAGGAGCCAAGGGCATCCGGACGCTTCTATTTGCCTTGATGATGTCACTTCCCGCCTTGTTCAACATCGGCCTCCTGCTTTTCCTGGTCATGTTCATTTACGCCATCTTCGGCATGTCCAACTTCGCCTACGTCAAACGGGAGGCGGGCATCGACGACATGTTCAACTTCGAGACGTTCGGCAACAGCATGATCTGCCTGTTCCAGATCACCACCTCTGCCGGCTGGGACAGCCTGCTGGCACCCATCCTGAACAAGAGGGAGCCTGACTGTGACAGTCAGATGGAACACCCCGGCAACCTGTACAAGGGGAACTGCGGCAACCCCTCAGTGGCCATCTTCTTCTTCGTCAGCTACATCATCATCTGCTTCCTCATCGTGGTCAACATGTACATCGCCGTCATCCTGGAGAACTTCAGCGTGGCGACCGAGGAGAGCGCCGAGCCCCTCAGCGAGGACGACTTTGAGATGTTCTACGAGGTGTGGGAGCGCTTCGACCCCGACGCCACGCAGTTCATGGAGTACGGCAAGCTGTCGGACTTCGCGGACGCCCTGGACCCTCCGCTGCGCATAGCGAAGCCCAACAAGATCCAGCTGATCTCCATGGACCTGCCCATGGTGAGCGGCGAGAGGATCCACTGCCTGGACATCCTGTTCGCCTTCACCAAGCGCGTCCTgggcgagggaggagagatggacgtGCTCCGCGGGCAGATGGAGGAGCGCTTCATGGCATCCAACCCCTCCAAGGTGTCCTACGAGCCCATCACCACCACGCTGCGACGCAAGCAGGAGGACATGTCGGCGATCATCATCCAGAGGAACTTCCGGAGCTACCTGCTCCGTCGCACCATCAAGAAAGCCTCCATCATTTACAGGGAGCAGCAGCGTGACGGCCTGCGGGACCTGGAGAAGGAGGTGCTGGTGGTCAGCAAGTTCAACGAGAACTCCACCTCGGACAAGATGGACATGACGCCTTCCACGGCCTCGCCGCCCTCCTACAACAGCGTGACCAAGTCGGAAAAAGACAAATACGAGAAGgacaagagggagaaggaggataaGGAGAAAGACttgagggagaagaagaaataA